The DNA window CTCAAAATCTTGCCTATATGGCAGATGACTTACAAAAACAAGTGTACCAATTTAAACTATAAGTAAAGATGCAGTTGGAATTTAATATGATTTAATGAAAAACTTTTTAACCCAATACAATAATTATATAAATATTAAAATTTAAACACTTAAAGAAGATTTTTATAATCTTCTTTTTCTTTTTATCTTTTTTTTAATGGAACATAACATACTTTTTTATTGTACATATGTTTCTATATGTGAATTTGTTCCAAAAAAATTTAAATTTAATATTATAAAGTAATAACTGGTTTATTTGACAATTATTATCCTCATTGTTATAATTGATAATAATTATCATTATCAAGGAGGTGGTCCTATGAACGAACATAAACAATGTTTTAAACAAAATAAAGACCCATTTATACAGTGGTTAGTAGGAACTTTAGGTCCTGTTATATTGGGAGTAAAGCCATCAGAAATAATGAGTTTTAAAATGAACGATGCCACTACTAATGAAAAAATAAAAAAAATAGAGGAGACCTTCTCTATTTGTAAACATATATCTTATAAAATTTCATATTATAATGGTACTAGTATAAAAGTATTGTTTTATAATGTGAAATCTTTAGAAAAAACTTTAAAAGAGCCGAGAAACTTGAAATTCCTAGCTTCCATAGGTTATCCGAAAAAATTTTCTCTAAATTTTTTCCTAAATCATTTGATTAGTAAGATAAATCTTGGTATAATACCTACAGAAATAGGAGTTTTTTTGGGATATCCTTTAAAGGATGTCATTGGGTTTATGGGTCATCCATCTTTAAAGTTAACGAAGGTTAATGGCTGGAGAATTTATGGGGATTCGAGAATATCTGATCAGAGATATGAAGAATTTCTCCAAGCTAAGAAAAAGATTCGTGACTTGTTAACAATCAATAATCCCAGTACTATTCTCGCTATAACATCATAATAATGTTATCATATAAAAACCCCCAAAGGACACTGGTTTTACCTAGTGTCCTTTACCCCGTTATTTAGCAAATTTTACAATGGTGCTTAATACTTTTTCTAAATCTTCTCTACTTATTTCTCCATCACAATTTTTTATTAAACAATCATCTGCATACTTCTCAATTATAAGTAATCCAACCCTATGTACAGAAGATCTTATAGCTGCTATTTGTATAAGTATATCTTCACAGCTCTTATTATCCTCTTCTATCATCTTTTCAATTCCACCTATATGTCCCTTAATAGTTTTTAACCTATTTAATATATCCTTTTTGGCTTGTTCTTTAGTCATAATTTACCTCCTAAGCTTTTGTGCCCCTACGCAGGGGGGTTAATTATAATATATCCTTTTTTGAAAAAAAATCAAGGTCTTTTGAGCTTTTAAACCTTTTTATAGACAATAAAAAAAGGTGTACTTCGTACGCTTCGCTATGGAACCCTATGGTTTCCTTCGACGCAACTAGCGTTGCTGAGCACCTTCCTTCAAAGAGGCAGGGGAATTCTTCGCCCACACCCCCTTATTTTTTACTTGTCCACAGTTTTAAAAAATTATAATTTCCTAACAAGTAAAAAATAAAAGGATATGTCTAAGGCATAATACCTTATAAACACATCCATCTAAAAAAAATTTAATAGCCGTAAGGACCACCATAGGGATCACCATAAGGGCCACCATAAGGACTACCATAAGGACTACCATAAGGATTATAGCGGCGTCTTCTCCTTCTTCTTCTTAGAAGCTCAGTGATAATGAAAGCTCCTATTAAAGCTTCTAATGCTCCTCCCCCATATACAGATGCTTCTACATCTTGTTTTCTTCCTTCTCTTTCGTACATTACTTTTACCTCTTTAACCATTCTATCAAAATCCTCTTTACTAGGGAATGGTTGCATATGCATATTGTATATATGATCTTCCCTTGCACATACCATTCTTACGTAAGGATATAGTTTATGGTAAAGAGGGTGATGAAGCTTTATGGCTTCTCTTTCATAATACTCCATGTGTTCATAGTAGTTGTACATTAGACCCCCTCCTAAAAAATTTCATGGTATATAATATGTAGCTTCTTTATGTAAAGTGCATAGATTTTAATATAATCTTAGGAATTGTCCTTACTTTTTTAATTATGAGGAATAGGACAAACAATTCTTAAATATATTATTAGTACGAGATAAGCTAGAGAGGTGAATATTATGTTAAAAATATTTGTTTTAAAAAGGCGCAATGTATACATAGCTTTATTAGTCTTATTAGTTTTAGTAGGTGGTCTTATTTTTTTAATGGCTAGGTCTGGGTCTAATGAAACCTTCTCCGATACCATGAAATTTACCTATAAGAAAATATCTCCTGAGCAGACTAAGGTATTGCTAGATAAAAATCCCAATGCTATAGTATTTGATATTAGAGAAGAAGACGAATACATACAAGGACATATCCCCAGTGCAACCCACCTTAGCTATAAGGAGCTAAAAGTACAAATGGAGTATTTCAATAAGGATAGAATATATGTCATATATGGACCTACTGCTAAAAAAGCTGCTAAGGTAGCTGATGTTATGACTAGCAAAGGTTTCCCTAAAGTGTATATTTTAAACGGTGGTATAGACAAATGGCCCTATGATTTAGAATAAACTAGAGTATATCTCTAGTTTTTTTTATTTTAAGCAACGTAAATCAAAATAATTTTAGGGGGTTATTAAATTTAATAACCCCCTATTTTTTTTTAAATTCTTGGTGGAAGAGTTGGATCCTTTGGTACTACAATTTTACCTGTTTTAGCATCTATATGAAGTATCCAATATCCATAGTCATTGACCTCTTTACGGAACGCTTCCACAGGATGCCAATATACAAATCCTGTCATTCCTTCATAGGGTTGTTCACTTTCCATAAATCTACCTGGAATACCGTACATATAGTATTTTGTGTCATCTTCTTCATATTTAATTCCAAATATATAATGTTCATATTTATTAATTAGACCTGGACAAGTTGGTCCACTTTCTTCATTGTCTTCTTCAGATACATACCCATAAAATGGTAAGAAGTTCCTGTACATGGTTTGATCATCATAATCAATTCTCCACCATCTAGTATTTTGTATATTTTTATCAAATGGTATTATTTCTGGATAATACCCCAACATGCTCTCCACATATTTACATATCATTTTAAAATGATATTGATAAGATGAATGTTCCATTGAATCCCTATTAGTTAATCCATCTAACTGAAATTCCTTATGTGAAGACTCTATTTCTTCTTCCATATAACCGAATTGATTTCCCATAAAATCCAAATTTTTCTTATCATATTCTATAAATTCTTTTTCTACTTCTGTTCCTGAATCTTTAAAAGTATTTAATTCTTCTTTTACTTCTACTTCTGTTTCTATATCTTTAAAAGCTTCTATTTCTTCTTGTACATCCACTTCTGTTCCTAGATTTTTAAAAGTTTCTATTTCTTCTTCCACTTCTACTTCTGTTCCTAGATTTTTAAAAGTTTCTATCTCTTCTTCCGCTTCTACTTCTGTTTCTATATCTTTAAAAGCTTCTATTTCTTCTTGTACTTCCACTTCTGTTCCTAGATTTTTAAAAGCTTCTATTTCTTCATCTTCTTTAACTTCAGCAAATAATTCCACCTTTTCTTCTTCATTATTTTTATCCAATACCTCTTCCAGGATATTATCCTCTTTACTAACTTCAGCAAATTCAACTGGTACATCTTCTACAGGTGATATGCTATCTGCAACTTCTCTTTCTTCCTCATAAGTATTTTTATCAGATTCTACATCCACTAAATTCTCAATCTTATTTTCAGCAACTTCATAGTCATTATTATGTTCATGGGATACATGAATTTCTTCTTTTTCATTATGCTTTTGAAATAGATCCTCTTTATTTTTCTTGTATAACTTGCTACTAAAAGCTTCTTTCCATACTACCTTCTTTTTATCTATATATCCAGCTAAAGGTATGATGATTGACTTTCTCTTCGCATCTTTTGTTGATTCTGCCACAATACAAACTACATTAAAGTCCTTCATTGATGCTTTCTTTCCATCCACATTATCTGCATTAAAGGTCCATTTTAGTTCAGCTTTACCAGACTCTTCTACCTTTAAAATGCCATTATCCATATAGATAATATCATCTCTGTTAGTACCTACTAAATAGGACCTATACACATATTCTGCGTCGTAGAAGTATTTGATATTCTGTATATAATGAGTAAGTACACCCTTTCCGTTTTTCACTTCAATCTTAGTGTATCCCTTTGGACTTTTTCCTGTTTGTAAACTAAAACCTTCATCTTCCTGACCTAGTATAATAAAATACCTACGGTATTTCTTATTGTCCATTCTTTACTCCCTCCTCCCGTTTTTATCACCTTACTATTAATATATGTGGTCTTTTAAAAATAGTGCCTTTTTTATCATAAGATTTAAGTAAAAAAAATTATACTTCGTATAATTCGTTATGGAACCCTATGGTTCCCTTCGACGATTGCTAACGCAATCTGAACACCTTCCTTTAAAGAGGCAGGGGAATCCTTCCCCCACACCCCCTTAATTTTTTACTTATCTACATCTTGAAAAATTTATAATCTCCTAGTAAGTAAAAAAATAAATGACGTGAAAATTTTTCACGTCATTTATTGATTATATTATGAAAGCATCTGCTAATTTAGCAAACTCATCTATGGATAAAGTTTCTCCCCTTCTCTTAGGGTCTATTTCAGCCCTTTCTAAGGCTTCCCTTATAAAATCCTTCTCAAAGTTCAACCCACTATTAGATAAAGCATTTAAAAGGGTTTTTCTTCTCTTACCAAAGGCAGCTCTTACTATTTTAAATAATAGTTTCTCATCTCTTACTTGGACTCTAGGTTTTTCTAACACTTCTAAGTTTATAACAGTGGATTCTACCTTAGGTTGAGGAATGAACACACTTCTTGGCACTTTAGTTATTATATGGGGCTCACAATAATATTGTACTGCCACAGATAAGGCTCCATACTCTTTAGTTCCAGCACTGGCTCTCATTCTATCTGCAACTTCCTTTTGAATCATTACAGTAATACCTTTAACAGGTACCTTTTCTTCTAGAAACTTCATTACAATAGGTGTAGTAATATAGTAGGGTAAGTTAGCTATTAACTTAATAGACCCTTCAACCTTTAAATCTCGTAACAAGGTGTGTACATCAACTTTTAATACATCCTCATTAACTATATCTATATTATCCTTATCTCCTAGTGTTTCTCCTAATATGGGGATTAATGTCTTATCTATTTCTATGGCCACGACCCTTTTAGCTTCTTCACATAATACTTGAGTCAGTGTTCCAATTCCAGGACCTACTTCTATTACTGTATCTTCCTTAGTTACGTTTGATCCATGGACTATACTGTATAGTATATTTTCATCTATCAAAAAGTTTTGTCCTAAACTCTTTGAAAATTTAAATCCGTGCTTGTTTACTATCTCCTTGGTCTTTTTAGCTGATACTAATTTATCCATTCTTATTATTTCAACTCCCTCTTCACATTCTCTAGTGCCACGTTAAATTCTTCTCTAGTAATACCATAATTATTTAATCTATGTAAAAATTGCTTTCCATTGGCATATCCTATACCTAATTCTTTTCCCATTCTATCCCTCATTTTAGTAGCCTTATCCGAACCTACCAGATCATTTCTTATTAAGTCTATCTTTTTAAATTCTTCTCTTTTTTCGTGGACGATACTTCTCACCTTTTCAAGGGCAGCTATTATACTCTCAGGGGTGGCATTTTCTATACCTATGTCACCTTTTTTTGTAGCTTCGTCCCTAGGTAGGAAAGCATGTTTGCATCCATCTACCCTATCAGTTATATATTTTCTTATCTTCTCTCCTGCAAAATCAGGATCGGTAAATATGATTACTCCCTTTTTCTCTTGAGCAAATTTAATTCTATCTATAGTCTTTTTCGTAATACCAAATCCATGGGTAGTTATGATTTCTGCATCTACTGCTCTTTTCACTGCTGATACATCATCTCTGCCTTCTACAACAATGACTTCTTTTATTATCATTTGTTTCCTCCATTTTTATTTATTCTTTCCTAATTTTACAATATGTATTTTCCCTTGTATAGGATTAATTGTAAATTAAAGCATATTCAAAAAATAAACTAGTAAAATAGCTCATTTATTTTTTGAATATGCCTAACTTATAAAGACAGTTAGCTTTTAGGCTAACTGTCTTTTATATCTAACTATTATTTCCTTTAATTATTATGAATACACCTGCTTCCTTTTGGCCCACTCCACTGGTTACAGGAAATACATCTTACTTTTCCACCTTTTCCCCGTCGTTTAAGCAAATCAGAATCACAGATGAATAGTATAATCTTTAATTCAAATAAAACCTCTTTATACCTATCTAATATATAGTCTTGTTAAAGTTTTGCTAGTTCTACTATGGTTTCGCCTACGTCCTCTGCACTTTTAAACGGAAAATGGTTAGCATTTAGTAATTTTCCAGCTTCACCTGCTGTTATTTTCAAATCTCCAGCTTTACATGTTGTCTCTGCCCCATTAGGGAATGCTCCTAACAATTCTTCTGGTGTATTGATAGGGAACTGTGCGTCCTTTAAAGCTCCCACAATTTGCTTTTTAATAATTTCACGTACTGACATATCCTTATACCTCCCATGTATTTTTCTTTACACAGTTAGTATACTTTATATAATACTATGTATCTGTAAAGTACTTTACAAAAATACCTTTAAAATTAATATCCTAAATTGCATTCTCCAATATGATGCTATCAGTTATATATATGTATCTTTTTTCAATAGCAATTAATCCCTCATTTTTTAAGGTATTTAGTATATTAGTTACCATTACTCTAGATGCATTAACTAAATTAGCCATATCTTGATGACTTAAAATAACATCGATTTTTATTCCTCTTTGAGTGGTCTTGCCATGCTTTTCAGCCAATTTCTTTATAATATTTAGTATCCTACCCTTAACATCATTAAATGCTATATTAGCCATTTGTTCTGTATATCCATTTAACTTATTAGTTAGATGCTTCATCATTTTTATTGCAATCTGTGGATTTTTTAAAAGCTCCATAAAATCACTTCTTGAACATACACATACAAAAGTATCTTCTAATGCCTTTGCATTAAAGGTATGTGTGGAATCATCAAATATAGTATTCTCACCAAATATATCATCATGCTTCAGTATATCTAATGATATTTCTTTACCCTGGGCGGATACTTTATATAATAATATCCGTCCTTTTCTTATGAAATAGATCTTATCACAGGGCATGCCTTCACTAAATACCGCCTGTCCTTTTTTTAGAAATGTTGGGCGAGCTAAACGAGCTACTAAATTCTTTTCTGAATCATCAAGAGAACTGAATATATCTAGATCTTTCATACATTTTATTTTTTTTGTCATTATTTTAATCCTTTCTACCATGTATTTTATAATTAATTGGCTTAAACGCAATCATTCTATTACTATATAATATATCATATGGGAAATTCTCAACTAAAGCCAGGATACAACGTACAGATAGGTGTGGAAAATTTGTTCTTATGATGAAAAAAATTCGATTAATACACATGAACTCTATAAAACTAGGACCAACCAACATGAATAAAGAGACTATCTCAGAAATCATTCTGAGACAGTCCCTTATATTTTACTCTA is part of the Anaeromicrobium sediminis genome and encodes:
- a CDS encoding DUF3793 family protein, coding for MNEHKQCFKQNKDPFIQWLVGTLGPVILGVKPSEIMSFKMNDATTNEKIKKIEETFSICKHISYKISYYNGTSIKVLFYNVKSLEKTLKEPRNLKFLASIGYPKKFSLNFFLNHLISKINLGIIPTEIGVFLGYPLKDVIGFMGHPSLKLTKVNGWRIYGDSRISDQRYEEFLQAKKKIRDLLTINNPSTILAITS
- a CDS encoding metal-sensitive transcriptional regulator — encoded protein: MTKEQAKKDILNRLKTIKGHIGGIEKMIEEDNKSCEDILIQIAAIRSSVHRVGLLIIEKYADDCLIKNCDGEISREDLEKVLSTIVKFAK
- a CDS encoding rhodanese-like domain-containing protein, producing MLKIFVLKRRNVYIALLVLLVLVGGLIFLMARSGSNETFSDTMKFTYKKISPEQTKVLLDKNPNAIVFDIREEDEYIQGHIPSATHLSYKELKVQMEYFNKDRIYVIYGPTAKKAAKVADVMTSKGFPKVYILNGGIDKWPYDLE
- a CDS encoding DUF7922 domain-containing protein, which encodes MDNKKYRRYFIILGQEDEGFSLQTGKSPKGYTKIEVKNGKGVLTHYIQNIKYFYDAEYVYRSYLVGTNRDDIIYMDNGILKVEESGKAELKWTFNADNVDGKKASMKDFNVVCIVAESTKDAKRKSIIIPLAGYIDKKKVVWKEAFSSKLYKKNKEDLFQKHNEKEEIHVSHEHNNDYEVAENKIENLVDVESDKNTYEEEREVADSISPVEDVPVEFAEVSKEDNILEEVLDKNNEEEKVELFAEVKEDEEIEAFKNLGTEVEVQEEIEAFKDIETEVEAEEEIETFKNLGTEVEVEEEIETFKNLGTEVDVQEEIEAFKDIETEVEVKEELNTFKDSGTEVEKEFIEYDKKNLDFMGNQFGYMEEEIESSHKEFQLDGLTNRDSMEHSSYQYHFKMICKYVESMLGYYPEIIPFDKNIQNTRWWRIDYDDQTMYRNFLPFYGYVSEEDNEESGPTCPGLINKYEHYIFGIKYEEDDTKYYMYGIPGRFMESEQPYEGMTGFVYWHPVEAFRKEVNDYGYWILHIDAKTGKIVVPKDPTLPPRI
- the rsmA gene encoding 16S rRNA (adenine(1518)-N(6)/adenine(1519)-N(6))-dimethyltransferase RsmA gives rise to the protein MDKLVSAKKTKEIVNKHGFKFSKSLGQNFLIDENILYSIVHGSNVTKEDTVIEVGPGIGTLTQVLCEEAKRVVAIEIDKTLIPILGETLGDKDNIDIVNEDVLKVDVHTLLRDLKVEGSIKLIANLPYYITTPIVMKFLEEKVPVKGITVMIQKEVADRMRASAGTKEYGALSVAVQYYCEPHIITKVPRSVFIPQPKVESTVINLEVLEKPRVQVRDEKLLFKIVRAAFGKRRKTLLNALSNSGLNFEKDFIREALERAEIDPKRRGETLSIDEFAKLADAFII
- the rnmV gene encoding ribonuclease M5, which codes for MIKEVIVVEGRDDVSAVKRAVDAEIITTHGFGITKKTIDRIKFAQEKKGVIIFTDPDFAGEKIRKYITDRVDGCKHAFLPRDEATKKGDIGIENATPESIIAALEKVRSIVHEKREEFKKIDLIRNDLVGSDKATKMRDRMGKELGIGYANGKQFLHRLNNYGITREEFNVALENVKRELK
- a CDS encoding MTH865 family protein, which codes for MSVREIIKKQIVGALKDAQFPINTPEELLGAFPNGAETTCKAGDLKITAGEAGKLLNANHFPFKSAEDVGETIVELAKL
- a CDS encoding Crp/Fnr family transcriptional regulator, with amino-acid sequence MKDLDIFSSLDDSEKNLVARLARPTFLKKGQAVFSEGMPCDKIYFIRKGRILLYKVSAQGKEISLDILKHDDIFGENTIFDDSTHTFNAKALEDTFVCVCSRSDFMELLKNPQIAIKMMKHLTNKLNGYTEQMANIAFNDVKGRILNIIKKLAEKHGKTTQRGIKIDVILSHQDMANLVNASRVMVTNILNTLKNEGLIAIEKRYIYITDSIILENAI